Proteins encoded in a region of the Aquila chrysaetos chrysaetos chromosome 25, bAquChr1.4, whole genome shotgun sequence genome:
- the ZP2 gene encoding zona pellucida sperm-binding protein 2 — MQDRAFTSPESAKLRERDPKLPGTHSFSTNLMKLGIRGREMTTRERACGGSEEMGLFVRQQCLSTSRMGSLLLFGFLLPLALCADGLGDQDLLESVTCHRNGMEVEFSRELGNYSWHVSVEDVSGEEIVSCDPTVDYERLMLSVLFVNCTSLEHGQHLLRLRLMVNDTMGEEKNVTYSTRCHSVHTDEIITPFFAGATNCTKDFMAVTFPRLIPGFSDEHMVPAAPMTWTLSVDDGTRIHQLSLGQAMQQGYNFLADGHNLILQVAFTATGVVSYKHNDKVLYTVALKLMYGPPERRLTVESRMLCAPGPAICNATHMTVAIPAFPGTLVAVGAEDKTIPMDQLQENGIALDTKTGVKLHISREVLKSRLHEESCSGLQSYMSSLKLAFHFHGETVTMVMHPECPCDQHAPIAAVCTQDGYMDFEILADSTTPLLDLDTLRLRDPACRPAFKSSLNDRVWFHVPLNGCGTRYWLDGEKIVYENEVRALWADLPLRRISRDSELRLTVLCSFSNGDASLTIKVDNLPPLASSVNQGPLTLVLLSYPEDSYRQPYRDDQYPIVRYLRQPIFLEVQVLNRNDPNLHLVLDDCWATASQDPSSLPQWNIVVDGCEYDLDSYRTVFHPVGHSVSYANYRQRLEVKTFAFVSGDKALPGLVYFHCSVLICDRFQPDSPLCMTRCPRPSRSKRESGMPGVNSAVVSLRGPVLLVPEGWSASQGSTLLSKEAWAGITMTAAGILSLVATMLLFLAFLKCLKRRASMVNVAC, encoded by the exons ATGCAAGATCGAGCTTTTACCAGCCCAGAGTCAGCCAAACTCCGGGAACGTGACCCAAAGCTCCCTGGGACTCACAGCTTTTCCACCAACTTAATGAAGCTGGGAATCAGGGGCAGGGAAATGACGA ccagaGAGCGAGCTTGTGGTGGCAGTGAGGAGATGGGGCTGTTTGTGAGGCAGCAGTGCTTGAGCACCTCGAGGATGGG GTCGCTGCTCCTGTTTGGCTTTTTGCTGCCCTTAGCCCTCTGTGCTGATGGCCTGGGGGATCAGGATCTCTTGG AGAGTGTGACCTGCCATAGGAATGGGATGGAAGTTGAATTTTCAAGAGAGCTTGGCAACTACTCCTGGCATGTGTCCGTTGAGG ATGTGAGTGGTGAGGAGATCGTGTCCTGTGACCCCACTGTAGATTATGAGAGGCTGATGCTCAGTGTCCTGTTCGTCAACTGCACTAGCCTGGAG CATGGTCAGCACCTGCTAAGATTGAGGCTGATGGTGAATGACACAATGGGAGAGGAGAAGAATGTAACTTACAGCACTCGCTGCCATAGTGTTCATACAGATGAAATCATTACTCCTTTCTTTGCTGGTGCAACAAACTGTACAAAAGACTTCATGGCA GTTACTTTCCCAAGACTCATTCCAGGCTTCAGTGATGAGCATATG GTTCCAGCAGCTCCAATGACCTGGACTCTGTCAGTTGATGATGGAACAAGAATACACCAGCTAAGCCTTGGGCAAGCCATGCAGCAAGGCTATAACTTTCTAGCTGATGGCCACAACCTGATCCTCCAGGTAGCCTTTACTGCCACTGGAGTTGTCTCCTACAAG CACAATGATAAGGTGCTCTACACTGTGGCACTCAAGCTCATGTATGGCCCTCCTGAACGTAGACTGACTGTGGAGTCAAGAATGCTTTGTGCACCAG GTCCAGCAATCTGTAATGCAACACACATGACTGTTGCCATCCCAGCCTTCCCAGGGACCCTTGTGGCTGTGGGTGCAGAGGATAAGACCATCCCCATGGACCAGCTTCAGGAAAATGGGATTGCTCTGGACACAAAGACAGGGGTCAAGCTGCATATTAGCAGGGAAgtcctgaagtccagg CTACATGAGGAGAGCTGCTCAGGACTTCAGTCTTACATGTCCTCTTTGAAACTGGCTTTTCACTTCCATGGGGAGACTGTGACAATGGTGATGCACCCAGAGTGCCCCTGTGACCAGCATGCACCAATAG CTGCTGTATGCACCCAGGATGGGTACATGGATTTTGAAATCCTTGCTGACAGTACTACCCCGCTGCTAGACTTGGATACCCTTAGGCTCAGAGATCCTGCATGCCGGCCAGCCTTCAAGTCTTCTTTGAATGACAGAGTTTGGTTTCATGTCCCACTGAATGGATGTGGGACCAGGTATTGG TTGGATGGGGAGAAGATTGTTTATGAGAATGAGGTGAGGGCACTATGGGCAGACCTTCCACTGCGCAGGATCTCAAGGGACAGTGAACTCAG GCTAACAGTCCTGTGCTCCTTCAGTAATGGTGATGCCTCCCTCACTATAAAGGTAGACAACCTTCCTCCTCTGGCTTCTTCAGTGAACCAAGGTCCCCTCACCTTAGTTCTTCTAAGCTACCCAG AGGACTCGTACAGGCAGCCATACCGTGATGATCAGTACCCAATAGTAAGGTACCTACGGCAGCCCATCTTCCTGGAAGTTCAGGTCCTGAACCGCAATGATCCCAACCTCCATTTGGTATTGGATGACTGCTGGGCAACAGCTTCACAAGATCCAAGCTCACTTCCTCAGTGGAATATTGTTGTTGATGG GTGTGAGTATGACCTGGACAGCTACAGGACCGTGTTTCATCCTGTGGGGCACAGTGTCAGCTATGCAAACTATCGCCAAAGGCTGGAAGTGAAGACTTTTGCCTTTGTGTCTGGTGACAAAGCCCTCCCTGGCCTA GTATACTTCCACTGCAGTGTTCTGATCTGTGACCGTTTTCAACCAGACTCCCCTTTGTGTATGACAAGATGCCCGAGGCCATCTAGAAGCAAGCGAG AGAGTGGGATGCCAGGTGTGAACTCTGCAGTGGTGAGCTTGCGGGGTCCTGTCCTCCTTGTGCCAGAAGGATGGTCTGCAAGCCAAG GGAGCACTCTCTTGAGCAAGGAGGCATGGGCTGGCATTACAATGACTGCTGCTGGTATTCTCTCTCTGGTGGCCACAATGCTActatttttggcttttcttaAATGCCTAAAGAGAAGAGCATCCATGGTAAATGTGGCATGTTAG